One Carassius carassius chromosome 28, fCarCar2.1, whole genome shotgun sequence genomic window carries:
- the LOC132107904 gene encoding DNA-directed RNA polymerase I subunit RPA34-like, which translates to MSESEEEACERLTETQRVPKYQCPADFVSMPYDSSASVLQDEDGEKELWIIKAPARFDPKCFENLQVPLSGLEMVQSSGATSQIYSVLSSRTPPSDLHLLISKGKHQKPVLCSSGFSGILKISESYGNCGENQCPVPIPAAPAPSIPAGLRQRFQPFGSSFEPHMQDKATIVSPTVPKRTSQEPIEGEDRKKKKKKKKDKRQEDSEAVFIKEEQAQIDCNQLEFSELKEEEPTTEERRRKKKKMKKEKERHSEDMVDASLISKTEPLDPSYDDYIDTPGKTKKKKKKNSRHE; encoded by the exons ATGTCGGAGAGTGAAGAAGAAGCTTGTGAACGCCTGACAGAAACGCAGAGAG TTCCAAAGTACCAATGTCCGGCCGACTTTGTGTCCATGCCGTATGATTCCTCTGCAAGTGTCTTACAGGACGAAGATGGAGAGAAGGAATTATGGATCATCAAAGCTCCAGCTCGCTTCGATCCTAAATG CTTTGAAAACCTCCAAGTTCCCTTATCAGGACTGGAAATGGTCCAGTCTTCTGGCGCAACCTCTCAGATCTACAGCGTCCTCAGCAGCAGAACGCCACCATCAGATCTCCATCTGCTCATTTCCAAAGGGAAACATCAGAAGCCTGTTCTCTGTTCCTCTGGCTTCAGTGGAATCCTCAAGATCTCAGAGAGCTACGGAAACTGCGGTGAGAACCAATGTCCCGTTCCCATCCCTGCCGCTCCAGCTCCATCCATCCCAGCTGGTCTCAGGCAACGGTTCCAGCCTTTTGGGAGTTCCTTTGAACCTCACATGCAGGATAAAGCCACCATAGTCTCTCCAACTGTTCCCAAGAGAACCAGTCAGGAACCCATCGAGGGCGAGGAtcggaaaaagaagaaaaagaaaaagaaagacaagaGGCAAGAGGACAGTGAAGCAGTTTTTATCAAAGAAGAACAGGCACAAATTGACTGTAATCAGTTAGAATTCTCTGAACTTAAGGAGGAAGAGCCGACGACGGAGgaaaggaggaggaagaagaaaaagatgaagAAAGAGAAGGAAAGACATAGTGAAGACATGGTTGATGCAAGTTTAATATCTAAAACGGAGCCACTGGATCCTTCATACGATGATTACATTGACACACCAGGGAAAacgaaaaagaagaaaaagaaaaatagtcGACATGAGTAG